Proteins from one Sabethes cyaneus chromosome 2, idSabCyanKW18_F2, whole genome shotgun sequence genomic window:
- the LOC128737705 gene encoding uncharacterized protein LOC128737705 — protein MITMDVLILINSTHQAETRSQPTEGDQNCKKLAVIRERKSRFVLHHPIHWDGNSALAASRKAKSHSQPASQRNGTTHSRHTKPNQNRKKYSAGSCRGRNQLVTPPDSRLQNRQARRRKHVRASI, from the exons ATGATCACGATGGATGTACTGATACTCATCAACAGTACCCACCAGGCAGAAACAAGAAGTCAACCCACCGAAGGAGACCAGAATTGCAAGAAGTTAGCTGTTATTCGTGAGCGGAAATCACGATTCGTGCTACACCACCCCATTCATTGGGACGGAAACTCAGCGCTGGCTGCAAGTAGGAAAGCCAAAAGtcacagccagccagccagtcagcgcAACGGTACCACACATTCGCGTCACACTAAACCGAA TCAGAATCGAAAGAAGTACTCCGCCGGGTCGTGCCGTGGCAGGAATCAACTTGTGACGCCACCCGATAGCCGCCTTCAGAACCGGCAGGCGCGGCGGAGGAAACATGTACGAGCGAGCATTTAG